The following coding sequences are from one uncultured Bacteroides sp. window:
- a CDS encoding OmpH family outer membrane protein has product MKRTNYLISGFLAIAAIVLFAQCAGKADKKAEPVTNEAMAKSGMKIAYVEIDTLLTQYNFWNDLNEAMMKKEENIRATLNQKARELDTEAQDFQRKLQNNAFVSRDRAEQEHARLTKKQKDLQNLQTRLTNELSAENQKNSLQLRDSINSFLKEYNKTKGYSMIISNTGFDNLLYADSTYNITKEIVEGLNARYTPALKK; this is encoded by the coding sequence ATGAAGAGAACAAACTACCTCATCAGCGGATTTTTAGCTATTGCAGCAATTGTTTTATTTGCTCAATGTGCGGGTAAAGCAGATAAAAAGGCGGAGCCTGTTACCAACGAGGCAATGGCTAAGTCGGGCATGAAGATAGCTTATGTTGAAATAGATACTTTGCTTACTCAATACAACTTTTGGAATGATTTGAATGAAGCTATGATGAAAAAAGAGGAAAACATCAGAGCTACCCTGAATCAAAAAGCTCGTGAACTGGATACTGAGGCTCAGGATTTTCAACGAAAGTTGCAGAATAATGCATTTGTTAGCCGTGATAGAGCGGAACAAGAACATGCTCGTCTGACAAAAAAGCAAAAGGACTTGCAAAATTTACAGACTCGCTTGACTAATGAACTGTCTGCTGAAAATCAAAAGAATAGTTTGCAGTTGCGTGATTCTATTAACTCTTTTCTAAAGGAATATAATAAAACGAAAGGATATAGCATGATTATTAGTAATACAGGTTTTGATAATCTCCTTTATGCTGATAGTACTTATAACATAACTAAGGAAATAGTTGAAGGTTTGAATGCTAGATATACTCCTGCTTTAAAGAAATAA
- a CDS encoding glycoside hydrolase family 130 protein codes for MKEIEIIGTSLPDMPWEERPEDCKDVIWRCSANPVIPRDLLPTSNSIFNSAVVPFKEGYAGVFRCDDTNRRMRLHVGFSKDAIHWHINEEQLTFECNDPEVGEWIYGYDPRVCFIDDRYYVTWCNCYHGPTIGVAYTFDFDTFYQLENAFVPFNRNGVMFPRKINGNFAMLSRPSDNGHTPFGDIFYSESPDLEYWGKHRHVMSPAEFEVSAWQCAKIGAGPIPIETSEGWLLIYHGVLASCNGFVYSFGSALLDLDEPWKVKYRSGPYLLSPQRQYECMGDVPNVCFPCSALHDQSTGRIAIYYGCADTVTGIAFGYIPEIIDFTKRTSII; via the coding sequence ATGAAAGAGATCGAAATTATCGGTACATCACTGCCGGATATGCCTTGGGAAGAACGGCCCGAAGATTGCAAAGACGTCATTTGGCGTTGTTCAGCTAATCCTGTCATACCACGTGATTTATTGCCAACCTCCAATAGTATTTTCAATAGTGCGGTTGTTCCTTTCAAAGAGGGGTATGCCGGAGTTTTTCGCTGTGATGACACGAATCGCAGGATGCGTTTACACGTTGGTTTTAGCAAAGATGCCATTCATTGGCACATCAATGAAGAACAGTTGACTTTTGAATGCAATGATCCGGAAGTAGGAGAGTGGATCTACGGTTATGATCCCCGTGTCTGTTTCATTGACGATCGTTATTATGTTACTTGGTGCAACTGTTATCACGGTCCCACGATAGGGGTGGCTTATACTTTTGATTTTGATACTTTCTATCAGTTAGAAAATGCGTTCGTTCCTTTCAATCGTAATGGAGTCATGTTTCCACGCAAAATAAACGGCAACTTCGCCATGCTTAGTCGCCCGAGTGACAATGGACATACTCCTTTCGGCGATATTTTTTATAGTGAATCTCCTGACCTTGAATATTGGGGCAAACATCGACACGTGATGTCACCTGCCGAATTTGAAGTAAGCGCTTGGCAGTGTGCTAAAATTGGCGCGGGACCTATTCCGATAGAGACTTCCGAAGGCTGGTTATTGATTTATCACGGCGTACTTGCTTCTTGCAATGGTTTTGTATACAGTTTTGGCTCGGCATTGCTCGATTTGGATGAACCTTGGAAGGTCAAATATCGTTCAGGTCCCTATCTTCTCTCCCCTCAGAGACAGTATGAATGCATGGGTGATGTGCCTAACGTATGCTTCCCTTGTTCTGCACTTCATGATCAGTCGACAGGTCGCATTGCCATTTATTATGGATGTGCTGATACGGTGACAGGCATCGCATTTGGCTATATCCCTGAGATTATTGATTTCACGAAACGTACAAGTATTATATAA
- a CDS encoding DNA polymerase III subunit gamma/tau — MENYIVSARKYRPSTFESVVGQIALTTTLKNAIATQKLAHAYLFCGPRGVGKTTCARIFAKTINCMHLSPEGEACNECESCVAFNEQRSYNIHELDAASNNSVDDIRQLVEQVRIPPQIGKYKVYIIDEVHMLSTSAFNAFLKTLEEPPHHAIFILATTEKHKILPTILSRCQIYDFNRITVEDTVNHLTYVASKEGITAEPEALNVIALKADGGMRDALSIFDQVVSFTGGNITYQSVIENLNVLDYEYYFKLTDSFLGNKVPEVLALFNDILNKGFEGSHFITGLASHFRDLLVSKDPLTLPLLEVGASIRQRYQEQSQKCPQPFLYRAMKLCNDCDLNYRVSKNKRLLVELTLIQIAQLTEVEDDEAHGRSPKKALKPVFHSPQVAQQPQAQGVQQTQQSQSQPVQSQHASARPQPQGAHQTPTSASAAPSSAQATTSPTGMPQAILNAQSHAREERKVPVMKSSSIGLSIKKLKNGGGETKSTPVSKEAPETANKAPEEDYIFNENDVNYYWREYASRLPLEQKSVAMRMQNIKVVKLDDINCEIVVDNELIAKDFNAILRNIQAHLRQQLKNSKITLSLRISEANENIRPFGKVEKYQMMAQKNDALIALREEFGLEFN, encoded by the coding sequence ATGGAGAATTATATCGTATCTGCCCGCAAATACCGTCCCTCCACTTTTGAATCTGTCGTGGGGCAAATAGCTCTTACTACAACATTAAAGAATGCGATTGCTACACAGAAATTGGCTCATGCTTATTTGTTCTGTGGACCTAGAGGAGTGGGTAAAACTACTTGTGCGCGTATTTTTGCTAAAACGATAAACTGTATGCATCTGTCGCCTGAAGGGGAAGCATGTAACGAGTGTGAATCGTGCGTGGCATTTAATGAACAGCGTTCATATAATATTCATGAACTAGATGCCGCTTCTAATAATTCGGTTGATGACATTCGTCAGTTGGTGGAGCAAGTGCGTATTCCGCCACAGATAGGTAAATATAAGGTCTATATTATTGATGAGGTACACATGTTGTCAACCTCTGCGTTTAATGCTTTTCTGAAAACGCTTGAAGAGCCTCCTCATCATGCTATTTTTATTTTGGCTACTACTGAAAAGCATAAAATTTTGCCAACCATCTTGTCTCGTTGCCAGATTTATGACTTTAATCGAATTACAGTAGAAGATACAGTAAATCATTTAACTTATGTTGCTTCCAAAGAAGGCATAACAGCTGAGCCGGAAGCTTTGAATGTTATTGCGTTGAAAGCTGATGGAGGTATGCGTGATGCTTTGTCTATCTTTGATCAAGTGGTGAGTTTTACTGGTGGTAATATCACTTATCAGAGTGTGATTGAGAATCTGAACGTGCTCGATTATGAATATTATTTTAAGTTGACTGATTCTTTTTTGGGGAATAAGGTGCCGGAAGTACTGGCTCTCTTTAATGATATATTAAATAAGGGTTTTGAGGGTAGCCATTTTATTACTGGCTTAGCTTCTCATTTCCGTGATCTTCTAGTAAGTAAAGATCCTTTGACATTGCCATTACTCGAAGTAGGGGCAAGCATTCGTCAGCGCTATCAGGAGCAATCGCAAAAATGCCCACAACCTTTTTTGTATCGTGCAATGAAACTTTGCAATGATTGTGACTTGAATTACAGAGTGAGCAAGAACAAGCGTTTGTTGGTAGAATTGACCTTGATCCAAATTGCTCAGCTTACTGAAGTGGAAGATGATGAAGCTCATGGGCGTAGCCCTAAAAAAGCTTTAAAACCCGTCTTTCATTCTCCTCAGGTAGCTCAGCAACCCCAGGCGCAAGGAGTTCAGCAAACTCAACAATCTCAATCTCAGCCTGTTCAGAGTCAACATGCTTCGGCAAGACCTCAACCTCAGGGCGCACATCAGACACCAACTTCTGCTAGTGCTGCTCCCTCTTCTGCACAAGCTACAACTTCACCGACCGGTATGCCTCAGGCCATCCTAAATGCACAGTCTCATGCTCGGGAAGAGAGAAAAGTTCCTGTGATGAAAAGTTCCAGCATTGGACTTTCTATAAAGAAACTGAAAAATGGAGGAGGCGAAACTAAGTCGACTCCGGTTTCTAAAGAGGCTCCTGAAACAGCTAATAAAGCTCCGGAAGAAGATTACATTTTTAATGAAAATGATGTGAACTACTATTGGAGAGAATATGCTAGTCGCTTGCCTCTTGAACAGAAATCGGTTGCAATGCGTATGCAAAACATTAAAGTGGTGAAACTTGATGATATAAATTGTGAAATTGTAGTAGATAATGAATTAATAGCAAAAGATTTTAATGCCATTTTGCGAAATATTCAAGCTCATTTGAGGCAGCAATTGAAAAATAGCAAGATTACTCTGTCTTTGCGCATCAGCGAAGCGAATGAAAATATTCGTCCTTTTGGCAAAGTGGAAAAATACCAGATGATGGCTCAGAAAAATGATGCATTGATTGCGCTAAGGGAAGAGTTCGGTTTGGAATTTAATTAA
- a CDS encoding septum formation initiator family protein yields MDKLTSIWNFIRRHKYLIITGVFAVIIGFLDENSIIRRIGYEREINHLQTEIEKYHSEYEESTKRLKEINNNPEAIEKIAREKYLMKKPNEDIYVFEEDKK; encoded by the coding sequence ATGGACAAGCTAACTTCAATCTGGAATTTCATCCGCAGGCATAAATACCTCATCATCACAGGAGTATTTGCAGTTATTATTGGGTTCCTTGACGAAAACAGTATTATTCGGCGTATAGGATATGAACGTGAGATAAACCATTTGCAAACAGAGATAGAAAAGTATCACTCTGAATATGAAGAGAGCACTAAACGTTTGAAAGAGATCAATAACAACCCTGAAGCCATCGAAAAAATAGCTCGAGAAAAATATCTGATGAAGAAACCCAACGAAGACATTTACGTATTTGAAGAAGATAAAAAATGA
- a CDS encoding MFS transporter has protein sequence MKKTNPVHWVPTVYFAMGLPFVVLSMVSVLMFSDMEVSDAQIAFWTSLIMLPWTLKPLWSPFLEMFKTKKYFVVITQIVTGTAFALVALSLPLPDFFCYAIALMGIIAFSGATHDIAGDGVYLSELNTSQQAKYIGWQGAFYNLAKILANGGLVYLAGSLKETFGVLHSWMIIMGICALLMISLSIYHMRMLPSGGVNDSHIMTIKDSLRALWEVICSFFAKKHIYWYIVFIILYRFAEGYAMKIVPLFLKAPVENGGLGLPVKDIGLIYGTFGAAAFILGSVLAGYYISARGLRKTLFSLCCAFNIPFFVYFLLALYQPSNLPIVSIAIIFEYLGYGFGFVGLTLFMMQQVAPGKHQMAHYAFATGIMNLGVMIPGMMSGYLSDWLGYQHFFVWVLIATIPAFIITWLVPFTYDDGK, from the coding sequence ATGAAAAAGACGAATCCAGTCCATTGGGTACCCACTGTTTATTTTGCTATGGGGCTTCCTTTTGTTGTTCTTTCGATGGTATCGGTTTTAATGTTTTCCGATATGGAAGTTTCCGATGCTCAAATTGCTTTTTGGACTTCATTAATTATGTTGCCTTGGACTTTGAAACCGCTATGGAGCCCTTTTCTGGAAATGTTTAAAACAAAGAAATACTTTGTAGTCATTACTCAAATTGTGACAGGTACAGCTTTTGCTTTGGTGGCTTTATCGCTCCCTTTGCCTGATTTCTTTTGTTATGCCATTGCTTTAATGGGTATCATTGCTTTTAGTGGGGCGACTCACGATATAGCAGGAGACGGGGTTTATCTTTCCGAACTGAATACGAGTCAGCAGGCTAAGTATATTGGTTGGCAAGGTGCTTTCTATAATTTGGCGAAGATTCTTGCTAATGGTGGTCTGGTTTACTTGGCAGGTTCCTTAAAGGAAACATTTGGAGTGTTGCATTCTTGGATGATTATTATGGGTATTTGTGCCCTTTTAATGATTTCTTTGAGTATCTATCACATGCGTATGCTACCTTCGGGAGGAGTCAACGATAGCCATATTATGACGATCAAAGATAGTTTGCGAGCTTTATGGGAGGTTATTTGTTCTTTTTTTGCCAAGAAGCACATCTATTGGTATATCGTCTTTATCATACTTTATCGTTTTGCTGAAGGATATGCTATGAAGATTGTTCCTCTGTTTCTTAAAGCTCCTGTTGAAAATGGTGGCTTGGGGCTGCCTGTTAAGGATATTGGACTTATCTATGGCACTTTCGGAGCTGCCGCTTTTATACTAGGCTCTGTTTTAGCAGGTTATTACATCTCTGCCCGAGGATTAAGAAAAACATTATTCTCTCTTTGTTGTGCATTTAATATTCCTTTTTTTGTCTATTTCCTTTTGGCTCTATATCAACCTTCTAATTTGCCTATTGTAAGTATAGCCATCATTTTTGAATATTTAGGATATGGTTTTGGATTTGTTGGACTGACTTTGTTCATGATGCAGCAGGTGGCTCCTGGTAAGCATCAAATGGCTCATTATGCTTTTGCCACAGGCATTATGAATCTTGGCGTGATGATTCCGGGCATGATGAGTGGTTATCTTAGTGATTGGCTAGGTTATCAACATTTCTTTGTTTGGGTTTTGATAGCCACTATTCCTGCCTTTATAATAACTTGGTTGGTGCCGTTTACGTATGATGATGGAAAGTAA